A stretch of Cyanobacterium sp. HL-69 DNA encodes these proteins:
- a CDS encoding phage holin protein, whose translation MNNIIGYLVTTLATALGLLIVDLVVPGVNIANFPSALVAGVVIGFVNSVIRPVLSTLSLPINFVTLGLFSLVVNGFCFWLASLFAPGFMVSGLLAFILGPVILSFASTFLNTYFAEKNIGQFSSSPTIENSPH comes from the coding sequence ATGAATAATATCATCGGATATCTAGTTACTACTTTAGCAACAGCATTAGGTTTACTGATCGTTGATTTAGTTGTGCCAGGGGTAAACATTGCCAACTTTCCTAGCGCATTAGTGGCAGGGGTTGTCATCGGATTCGTCAATTCTGTCATTCGACCAGTGCTTTCTACCCTATCACTACCCATTAATTTTGTGACCCTAGGGCTATTTTCCTTAGTCGTCAACGGCTTTTGTTTTTGGTTAGCCTCTTTATTTGCCCCCGGTTTTATGGTAAGTGGTTTATTGGCATTCATCCTAGGGCCAGTTATCTTATCATTTGCTAGTACCTTCTTAAATACTTATTTTGCGGAAAAGAATATTGGTCAATTCTCTTCTTCACCCACCATTGAAAACTCCCCCCATTAA